The following are encoded in a window of Prosthecodimorpha staleyi genomic DNA:
- a CDS encoding ABC transporter permease yields the protein MSSPAPTAAAPRSSAFARATRSGGLALGVLIVVASIAAAVAAPWIAPFDPNAQDVLLVLSPPDGLHPLGTDAFGRDVLSRILWGARISLYVGFVATLAGVVIGTVIGVVSGYYGGVVDRLVVAATDVLLSFPQLIMGLLLVAVLGATLTNLIIAIAVTAVPAFIRMARGSTLAMRERDFVDACRALGYSDMRIMFLHVLPNILDELVVMASLWLATAIRTESTLAFIGLSVPPPTSTWGGIVREGFDNLLDAPWMSIFPSLAILAVMIGLNLIGDGLRDATDPRSPQ from the coding sequence ATGAGCTCGCCAGCCCCGACCGCCGCCGCGCCACGCTCCTCGGCCTTCGCCCGCGCGACCCGCTCCGGCGGTCTCGCCCTCGGCGTGCTGATCGTGGTCGCCTCGATCGCGGCCGCCGTCGCCGCGCCCTGGATCGCGCCCTTCGATCCGAACGCACAGGACGTGCTGCTCGTCCTGTCGCCGCCTGACGGGCTGCATCCGCTCGGCACCGACGCCTTCGGCCGCGACGTGCTCTCGCGCATCCTGTGGGGCGCGCGCATCTCGCTCTATGTCGGCTTCGTCGCGACGCTCGCCGGCGTGGTGATCGGCACGGTGATCGGCGTCGTGTCGGGCTACTACGGCGGGGTCGTCGACCGGCTGGTGGTGGCGGCGACCGACGTGCTCCTGTCCTTCCCGCAGCTGATCATGGGTCTCCTGCTGGTCGCCGTGCTCGGCGCCACGCTGACCAACCTGATCATCGCGATCGCGGTCACGGCGGTGCCGGCCTTCATCCGCATGGCGCGCGGCTCGACCCTGGCGATGCGCGAGCGCGACTTCGTCGATGCCTGCCGGGCGCTCGGCTATTCGGACATGCGCATCATGTTCCTGCATGTGCTGCCGAACATTCTCGACGAACTGGTCGTGATGGCCTCGCTCTGGCTGGCCACCGCCATCCGCACCGAATCGACTCTGGCCTTCATCGGCCTGTCGGTGCCGCCGCCGACCTCGACCTGGGGCGGCATCGTGCGCGAGGGCTTTGACAACCTGCTCGATGCGCCCTGGATGTCGATCTTCCCGAGCCTGGCCATCCTGGCCGTGATGATCGGGCTCAATCTGATCGGCGACGGCCTGCGCGATGCCACCGACCCGAGGTCGCCGCAATGA
- a CDS encoding FAD/NAD(P)-dependent oxidoreductase, which produces MTAPAAPRVVVIGAGPAGLRAVEVLARAGLRPVLVDEAPRPGGQIYRQPPVGAERPAEALYGLEAGKARALHALPAELGAAIDYRPGTLAWAIEDNGIDLLGPKGFERLDFDRLILATGAMDRILPFPGWTLPGVFTLGAAQIALKAQGMAIGARVALVGAGPLLPLIVHQYRKAGATVVAALDVTPFTAKVAALPGLLAEPVTLAKGLWYTARNAVAGLAIRSGVDAIAAQGRDRVEALVWRDAKGREHRVACDAVGASFGLRSEAQLADLAKLDFVFEPVTRQWIPDRDAAGRSSRPDVYLAGDGAGIGGADAAELQGARAALALLEDVGRPIDAARVAALDARLARQARFRAALERAYPFPAHLVDVIGDDEILCRCEGITAGTVRAAARDRDAGEMNRLKALTRLGMGRCQGRVCGQAAAEVLARALDRDVAAVGRLRGNPPVKPIPIREALT; this is translated from the coding sequence ATGACGGCACCGGCCGCTCCCCGCGTCGTGGTGATCGGAGCCGGCCCAGCCGGACTCCGGGCGGTCGAGGTGCTGGCGCGGGCCGGCTTGCGTCCCGTACTGGTCGACGAGGCGCCTCGGCCGGGCGGCCAGATCTACCGCCAGCCGCCGGTCGGTGCCGAGCGTCCGGCGGAGGCGCTCTACGGACTGGAGGCCGGCAAGGCGCGCGCCCTGCACGCGCTGCCGGCCGAACTCGGCGCCGCGATCGACTACCGCCCCGGCACGCTCGCCTGGGCGATCGAGGACAACGGCATCGACCTGCTCGGCCCCAAGGGCTTCGAGCGGCTCGACTTCGACCGCCTGATCCTGGCGACCGGCGCGATGGACCGTATCCTGCCCTTTCCGGGCTGGACCCTGCCGGGCGTGTTCACGCTGGGCGCCGCCCAGATCGCCTTGAAGGCGCAGGGCATGGCGATCGGCGCCCGGGTGGCGCTGGTCGGCGCCGGACCGCTGCTGCCGCTGATCGTGCATCAATACCGCAAGGCCGGCGCGACCGTCGTTGCCGCGCTCGACGTGACGCCCTTCACCGCCAAGGTCGCGGCGCTGCCGGGCCTGCTGGCCGAGCCCGTGACGCTCGCCAAGGGGCTCTGGTACACCGCCCGCAATGCGGTGGCCGGGCTTGCGATCCGATCCGGGGTCGACGCGATCGCCGCGCAGGGGCGCGATCGCGTCGAGGCGCTGGTTTGGCGCGACGCGAAAGGCCGCGAGCATCGCGTCGCCTGCGATGCCGTCGGGGCCTCGTTCGGGTTGCGCAGCGAGGCGCAACTCGCCGATCTCGCCAAGCTCGATTTCGTCTTCGAGCCGGTCACCCGGCAGTGGATCCCCGACCGGGACGCGGCCGGGCGGTCGAGCCGGCCGGATGTCTATCTGGCCGGCGACGGCGCCGGCATCGGCGGCGCCGATGCGGCCGAACTGCAGGGCGCCCGCGCCGCGCTGGCGCTGCTCGAGGATGTCGGGCGTCCGATCGATGCCGCGCGCGTCGCGGCGCTGGACGCACGGCTCGCCCGACAGGCGCGCTTCCGCGCGGCGCTGGAGCGGGCCTATCCGTTCCCGGCGCATCTGGTCGACGTCATCGGCGACGACGAGATCCTCTGTCGCTGCGAGGGCATCACGGCCGGTACCGTGCGCGCCGCTGCACGCGACCGCGACGCCGGCGAAATGAACCGGCTCAAGGCTCTGACCCGGCTCGGCATGGGACGTTGCCAGGGGCGGGTCTGCGGGCAGGCCGCCGCCGAGGTGCTGGCCCGCGCGCTCGATCGCGATGTCGCCGCGGTCGGCCGGCTGCGCGGCAATCCGCCGGTCAAGCCGATTCCGATCCGGGAGGCGCTGACATGA
- a CDS encoding IclR family transcriptional regulator — protein MQKTAEEPKGPTSLQRGLRLLRVLAGAPPDGMRLSDLARLAGETEATAHRLARDLTAEGFVERTADRRYRVGLDFFSIAARAETADNLRDICRPALLRLSATLNDTIFLLVRSGLNVVCLDRADGPFPIRSFTGDIGGRIPLGMGQGSLVILAYLPPDEREEVIRFNLPRLIDRGPIDEAFLRTEIEKVLASGHAATDYGLLTGMIGVAVPIFDTTRRVVAALSVGTLTERLTAERRAKVVELLNREAEAIGRRLSPFDPALRHPARFLGGVRAPG, from the coding sequence ATGCAGAAAACCGCCGAGGAGCCGAAAGGCCCGACCAGCCTGCAGCGCGGGCTGCGCCTGCTGCGCGTTCTGGCCGGTGCGCCGCCGGACGGGATGCGGCTGTCCGATCTCGCCCGTCTGGCCGGAGAGACCGAAGCGACCGCTCACCGGCTGGCCCGCGACCTGACCGCGGAGGGCTTCGTCGAACGCACGGCCGACCGGCGCTACCGCGTCGGGCTCGATTTCTTTTCGATCGCCGCGCGGGCGGAGACCGCCGACAATCTGCGCGACATCTGCCGGCCCGCATTGCTCAGGCTCTCGGCGACGCTCAACGACACGATCTTCCTGCTGGTGCGGTCCGGCCTGAACGTCGTCTGCCTCGACCGCGCCGACGGTCCTTTCCCGATCCGCAGTTTCACCGGAGATATCGGCGGGCGCATCCCCCTCGGCATGGGCCAGGGCTCGCTGGTCATTCTGGCCTATCTGCCGCCGGACGAGCGTGAGGAGGTGATCCGATTCAACCTGCCACGCCTGATCGATCGCGGTCCGATCGATGAAGCCTTCCTGCGCACCGAGATCGAGAAGGTCCTGGCCAGCGGTCATGCGGCGACCGACTACGGACTGCTGACCGGCATGATCGGCGTTGCCGTGCCGATCTTCGATACCACACGGCGGGTCGTCGCCGCCCTGTCGGTCGGTACACTGACCGAGCGGTTGACGGCGGAACGGCGTGCCAAGGTGGTCGAACTGCTCAACCGCGAAGCCGAGGCGATCGGTCGCCGCCTTTCGCCGTTCGATCCCGCCTTGCGCCACCCGGCCCGGTTCCTGGGCGGGGTCAGGGCACCAGGCTGA
- a CDS encoding ABC transporter substrate-binding protein, with the protein MKRHILAATAAAFLMGVALPASAESVLTVGMAAADIGQLDPHRATTTQDKPVVSWMFNGLVRFKPGSSSLEELEPDLAESWDKSADGLTWTFKLRKGVKFHGDWGEMTSEDVVYSLKRAADTKTSSFASDYAAVAAIEAVDPLTVKIVLKQPIPALLGIVANYHGGNIVSKKAAEAIGPDFKTKPVGTGPFALVEYKSNESLTFVANKAYFRGAPKIDKIVYRFIPADASRDLAFTSGELDVVYGRQDQRWVERFKKETNVVVEVVQPSELSLFHLNRTMKPLDDIRVRQAIAYAVDSKQMVAFKGAATALPPVSVIPTGYLGTDEKAKLYPFDPAKAKALLAEAGHPNGVAIKVLQTSLPTMLNSMQILQAQLKTVGIDLQMEVVDHQSWHAQIRKDLSGANYYSAARFPVADVYLKQFFHSSATVLKPTAVTNFSHCDVADKEIDAASVAVDPVKQKELWYAAQKKIIEDVCAVPLFEQLQVWARHTNVDYGYQFKGAIHLGPVITEATTKK; encoded by the coding sequence ATGAAGCGACATATCCTTGCCGCCACTGCCGCCGCATTCCTCATGGGCGTGGCGTTGCCGGCTTCGGCCGAATCCGTCCTGACCGTCGGCATGGCCGCTGCCGATATCGGCCAGCTCGATCCGCACCGCGCCACCACCACTCAGGACAAGCCGGTCGTCTCCTGGATGTTCAACGGTCTGGTGCGCTTCAAGCCGGGCTCGTCGAGCCTTGAGGAACTCGAGCCCGACCTGGCCGAAAGCTGGGACAAGAGCGCCGACGGCCTGACCTGGACCTTCAAGCTGCGCAAGGGCGTCAAGTTCCACGGCGATTGGGGCGAGATGACCTCGGAAGACGTGGTCTATTCGCTGAAGCGCGCCGCCGACACCAAGACCTCGTCCTTCGCCTCCGACTATGCCGCTGTGGCCGCCATCGAGGCGGTCGATCCCCTCACGGTGAAGATCGTCCTGAAGCAGCCGATCCCGGCGCTGCTCGGCATCGTCGCCAACTATCACGGCGGCAATATCGTCTCCAAGAAGGCCGCCGAAGCGATCGGCCCGGATTTCAAGACCAAGCCGGTCGGTACGGGTCCCTTCGCGCTGGTCGAATACAAATCCAACGAGAGCCTGACCTTCGTCGCCAACAAGGCCTATTTCCGCGGCGCGCCGAAGATCGACAAGATCGTCTACCGCTTCATCCCGGCGGACGCCTCGCGCGATCTCGCCTTCACGTCCGGTGAGCTCGACGTGGTCTACGGCCGGCAGGATCAGCGCTGGGTCGAGCGCTTCAAGAAGGAGACGAATGTCGTCGTCGAAGTGGTGCAGCCGTCCGAGCTGTCGCTGTTCCACCTGAACCGCACCATGAAGCCGCTTGACGATATCCGCGTCCGCCAGGCGATCGCCTATGCGGTCGACAGCAAGCAGATGGTCGCCTTCAAGGGTGCGGCGACGGCCCTGCCGCCGGTCTCGGTCATCCCGACCGGCTATCTCGGCACCGACGAAAAGGCCAAGCTCTATCCGTTCGATCCGGCCAAGGCCAAGGCCCTGCTGGCGGAGGCCGGCCATCCGAACGGCGTCGCCATCAAGGTCCTGCAGACCAGCCTGCCCACCATGCTGAACTCCATGCAGATCCTGCAGGCCCAGCTCAAGACCGTCGGCATCGACCTGCAGATGGAAGTGGTCGACCACCAGTCCTGGCACGCCCAGATCCGCAAGGATCTGTCCGGCGCCAACTACTATTCGGCCGCCCGCTTCCCCGTCGCGGACGTCTATCTGAAGCAGTTCTTCCATTCCTCCGCGACCGTGCTCAAGCCGACCGCAGTGACCAACTTCTCGCATTGCGACGTGGCCGACAAGGAGATCGATGCGGCCTCCGTGGCGGTCGATCCGGTCAAGCAGAAGGAACTCTGGTACGCCGCGCAGAAGAAGATCATCGAGGATGTCTGCGCCGTGCCGCTGTTCGAGCAGCTGCAGGTCTGGGCCCGCCACACCAACGTGGATTACGGCTACCAGTTCAAGGGCGCGATCCATCTCGGCCCGGTGATCACCGAAGCCACCACCAAGAAGTGA
- a CDS encoding ATP-binding cassette domain-containing protein, with translation MTPILDMNGITVTIGGRNLIEDVSLTCMAGTLTGVVGANGAGKSTLMAVAAGTLKPRRGSVAIDGRPLGQWRLAALADKRAVLIQSDALAFPFAVHEVVQLGMDGRGRGLTERRRLAILERALSVADAIHLAARLYPTLSGGERQRVRLARILAQLEAGRTVHDRQLLILDEPLAGLDLKHQVAAMAAARAFADEGHAVLAVVHDLWAAGHYSDCVLALQNGRAAEFGSPETVLAPERVRTLFDLPPGTAVEAYLTAARDAAGRRPPQAGSERNPAD, from the coding sequence ATGACGCCCATTCTGGACATGAACGGCATCACGGTCACGATCGGCGGCCGCAATCTCATCGAGGATGTCTCGCTCACCTGCATGGCGGGCACGCTGACCGGCGTCGTAGGCGCCAACGGGGCCGGCAAGTCGACCCTGATGGCGGTCGCCGCCGGTACGCTCAAGCCGCGCCGCGGGTCGGTCGCGATCGACGGCCGCCCACTCGGACAGTGGCGGCTGGCGGCGCTCGCCGACAAGCGGGCCGTATTGATCCAGAGCGATGCGCTCGCCTTTCCGTTCGCGGTGCACGAGGTGGTGCAACTCGGCATGGACGGGCGCGGCCGCGGCCTGACCGAACGCCGGCGGCTCGCCATCCTGGAACGCGCCCTCAGCGTCGCCGATGCCATCCATCTGGCCGCGCGGCTCTATCCGACCCTGTCCGGCGGCGAGCGCCAGCGCGTCCGCCTCGCCCGCATTCTCGCCCAGCTCGAAGCCGGCCGCACCGTCCACGACCGGCAGCTACTGATCCTCGACGAGCCGCTGGCCGGGCTCGACCTGAAGCATCAGGTCGCCGCGATGGCGGCCGCGCGCGCCTTCGCGGACGAGGGGCATGCGGTCCTGGCCGTGGTCCACGACCTCTGGGCGGCCGGGCATTATTCCGACTGCGTTCTGGCCCTTCAGAACGGCCGGGCGGCCGAATTCGGCTCGCCAGAGACGGTTCTGGCGCCCGAGCGGGTGCGCACGCTGTTCGACCTACCGCCCGGGACGGCGGTCGAGGCCTATCTGACGGCGGCGCGCGATGCGGCCGGCCGGCGGCCTCCACAAGCCGGTTCGGAACGCAACCCCGCCGACTGA
- a CDS encoding ABC transporter permease — MLRFVIKRLILAIPTLWAVLTTVFVLVRVVPGDPTIAILGDQASEAARAELRDKLGLSKPILAQYVDFMSQILTGDLGRSLSTNRPIADDVLAVLPYTIELTLAALVVGTVLGVPLGVLAAQNRNGFADWFARIFSLAGVSFPAFVSGILLLLVFAVELRWFPVISTANAADPVERLRALVLPALNLGLLMVAYVTRVTRSGMLKALGEDYVRTARAKGLPYRTVVWRHAFRNVLVPIVTVVGLYLGVLIGNAVLTEIVFNRPGIGKLIVTALNQRDYSLLQGLMVVSAFAIVLANILTDLTYGLVDPRVKTQ, encoded by the coding sequence ATGCTGCGTTTCGTGATCAAACGGCTGATCCTGGCGATCCCGACCCTTTGGGCGGTGTTGACCACCGTCTTCGTCCTTGTCCGGGTGGTGCCCGGCGATCCGACCATCGCCATCCTGGGCGACCAGGCCTCCGAGGCCGCGCGCGCGGAACTGCGCGACAAGCTCGGCCTGTCCAAGCCGATCCTGGCGCAATATGTCGACTTCATGAGCCAGATCCTGACCGGCGATCTCGGCCGGTCGCTGTCGACCAACCGGCCGATCGCCGACGACGTGCTGGCGGTGCTGCCCTACACGATCGAGCTGACGCTGGCCGCGCTGGTGGTCGGCACCGTGCTGGGCGTGCCGCTCGGCGTCCTGGCGGCGCAGAACCGCAACGGCTTCGCCGACTGGTTCGCCCGCATCTTCTCGCTTGCCGGTGTCTCCTTCCCGGCCTTCGTCTCCGGCATCCTGCTGCTGCTGGTCTTCGCGGTCGAACTGCGCTGGTTTCCGGTCATCTCGACCGCCAACGCGGCCGATCCGGTCGAGCGCCTGCGCGCCCTGGTCCTGCCGGCGCTCAATCTCGGCCTGCTGATGGTCGCCTATGTCACCCGCGTGACCCGGTCCGGCATGCTCAAGGCGCTCGGCGAGGACTATGTCCGCACCGCCCGCGCCAAGGGCCTGCCCTACCGGACGGTGGTCTGGCGCCATGCTTTCCGCAACGTGCTGGTGCCGATCGTCACCGTGGTCGGGCTCTATCTCGGCGTGCTGATCGGCAATGCCGTGCTGACCGAGATCGTGTTCAACCGACCCGGCATCGGCAAGCTGATCGTGACCGCCCTCAACCAGCGCGACTATTCGCTGCTGCAGGGGCTGATGGTCGTCTCGGCCTTCGCGATCGTGCTCGCCAACATCCTGACCGACCTGACCTATGGCCTCGTGGACCCGCGGGTGAAGACGCAATGA
- a CDS encoding SDR family NAD(P)-dependent oxidoreductase yields the protein MISGASRGIGAEIAAALAEAGYALSLGVRRPEAVRDRFGADGPDLLVHPYEATDPAAAPAWVAATLDRFGRIDVLVNNAGIATFVGLEDGDPDELDRLFAVDVKAPFLLIRAALPALKASGAGRVVNVASLSGKRVMGLNAGYQMAKHAVVALTHAVRRLGWEHGIRATALCPGYVATDLTAAVSDPPPEAMTDPKDLARLVVTVVGLPNTAAVAELLVNCRYEHML from the coding sequence ATGATATCGGGGGCTTCGCGCGGGATCGGCGCGGAGATCGCGGCCGCGCTCGCCGAGGCCGGATATGCGCTTTCGCTCGGTGTCAGACGGCCGGAAGCCGTGCGCGACCGCTTCGGTGCGGACGGCCCCGATCTCCTGGTCCACCCCTACGAGGCGACCGATCCGGCGGCGGCCCCGGCCTGGGTGGCGGCGACGCTAGACCGCTTCGGCCGCATCGACGTGCTCGTCAACAATGCCGGCATCGCCACCTTCGTTGGCCTGGAGGACGGCGATCCGGACGAACTCGACCGGCTCTTCGCCGTCGACGTCAAGGCGCCCTTCCTGCTGATCCGGGCCGCCCTACCGGCGTTGAAGGCCTCGGGCGCCGGCCGCGTGGTCAATGTCGCTTCGCTCTCGGGCAAGCGCGTGATGGGGCTCAATGCTGGCTACCAGATGGCCAAGCATGCGGTCGTGGCGCTGACACATGCGGTGCGCCGGCTCGGCTGGGAGCACGGCATCCGCGCCACGGCGCTGTGCCCCGGCTATGTGGCGACCGACCTGACCGCAGCGGTCTCCGATCCGCCGCCGGAAGCCATGACCGACCCGAAGGATCTCGCCCGGCTGGTCGTCACCGTGGTCGGACTGCCCAACACCGCCGCCGTCGCCGAACTTCTCGTCAACTGCCGCTACGAGCACATGCTGTGA
- a CDS encoding ABC transporter ATP-binding protein: MTAALRDDFVPDAEPPSLVVEELTTQIRVGRTWYDAVRGISFAVRPRETLALVGESGCGKSLTALSVMGLLPAGVGRVAGGRIVVDGVDMTAADEPTRESMRGDRIGMIFQEPMTSLNPVLPIGFQVAESLIRHRGLSKKAALNRARELLELVRVPAAAERLDAYPHQFSGGMRQRVMIALALACDPKVLIADEPTTALDVTIQAQVLALMADVQKREGLALLLITHNLGVVASVADRVMVMYGGDVVESGPVRAFFARPSHPYSEALLAAMPRIDGDTPLQPIAGQVPTLTQMPTGCRFATRCALRHDRCAELPPLTPVGDDPNHLVRCWARMSP, from the coding sequence ATGACCGCTGCCCTGCGCGACGATTTCGTCCCCGACGCCGAACCGCCCTCGCTGGTGGTCGAGGAGCTGACCACCCAGATCCGCGTCGGCCGCACCTGGTACGATGCCGTACGCGGCATCTCCTTCGCGGTCCGGCCGCGCGAGACGCTCGCCCTGGTCGGCGAAAGCGGCTGCGGCAAGAGCCTGACCGCCCTTTCGGTCATGGGCCTGTTGCCGGCCGGCGTCGGCCGGGTCGCCGGCGGGCGCATTGTCGTCGACGGGGTCGACATGACCGCCGCCGACGAGCCGACGCGCGAAAGCATGCGCGGCGACCGGATCGGCATGATCTTTCAGGAGCCGATGACCTCGCTGAACCCGGTCCTGCCGATCGGCTTCCAGGTCGCCGAATCGCTGATCCGCCATCGCGGCCTGTCCAAAAAGGCGGCGCTGAACCGCGCACGCGAACTGCTCGAACTGGTCCGCGTACCGGCCGCGGCCGAGCGCCTGGACGCCTATCCGCACCAGTTCTCCGGCGGCATGCGCCAGCGCGTGATGATTGCGCTCGCGCTCGCCTGCGATCCGAAGGTGCTGATCGCCGACGAACCGACCACCGCGCTCGACGTGACCATCCAGGCGCAGGTGCTGGCGCTGATGGCCGACGTGCAGAAGCGCGAGGGTCTGGCACTGCTGCTCATCACCCACAATCTCGGCGTGGTCGCCTCGGTCGCCGACCGGGTCATGGTCATGTATGGCGGCGATGTGGTCGAGAGCGGCCCGGTGCGAGCCTTCTTCGCCCGGCCCTCGCATCCCTATTCGGAGGCGCTGCTCGCCGCCATGCCGCGCATCGACGGCGACACGCCGCTGCAGCCGATCGCCGGGCAGGTGCCGACGCTGACGCAGATGCCGACCGGCTGCCGCTTCGCGACCCGCTGCGCGCTGCGCCACGACCGCTGCGCCGAACTGCCGCCGCTGACCCCGGTCGGCGACGATCCCAATCATCTGGTCCGCTGCTGGGCGAGGATGTCGCCATGA
- a CDS encoding FecCD family ABC transporter permease, whose protein sequence is MSAAGTVAVADLTRARRRTGRIALIGLGLLAAAALVLSLGTGPLAIAPDRVVAILAEAATGRVVPGTDSAVVLAVRLPRTLAALLAGGALGVAGALMQGLFRNPLADPGLVGVSAGAGLAAALVIVLGDRLVGASALPAMALPFGAFLGGLATTALLYAVATREGRTSVTILLLAGIAVSALAGAGTGILVYLSDDRQLRDLTFWSLGSFGGTTWSKLAATGPLLALALLGALTLARALDALVLGEAEAQHLGIPVERMKAAAVVLTALAVGAAVATAGVIGFVGIVVPHLVRLIVGPAHGRVLPASALLGAALLAGADTIARIIVAPAELPIGIVTALIGAPVFLHLLIGRGTRLA, encoded by the coding sequence GTGAGCGCGGCGGGGACTGTCGCCGTCGCCGACCTGACCCGGGCGCGCCGCCGGACCGGCCGGATCGCGCTGATCGGACTCGGCCTGCTCGCGGCCGCCGCCCTGGTGCTGTCGCTCGGCACCGGGCCGCTCGCCATCGCGCCGGACCGCGTCGTCGCCATCCTGGCCGAAGCCGCCACCGGGCGGGTCGTCCCGGGAACCGATTCCGCCGTGGTGCTGGCGGTCCGGCTGCCGCGGACGCTCGCCGCACTTCTGGCCGGCGGCGCCCTCGGCGTCGCGGGTGCCCTGATGCAGGGACTTTTCCGCAATCCGCTGGCCGATCCGGGGCTGGTCGGCGTCTCGGCCGGCGCCGGACTCGCCGCGGCCCTGGTCATCGTACTCGGTGACCGCCTGGTCGGCGCATCAGCATTACCGGCCATGGCGCTGCCCTTCGGCGCCTTCCTGGGCGGGCTCGCGACCACCGCCCTCCTCTACGCGGTCGCTACGCGCGAGGGGCGGACTTCGGTGACCATCCTCCTGCTGGCCGGTATCGCGGTCTCGGCGCTGGCCGGCGCCGGAACGGGAATCCTGGTCTATCTGAGCGACGATCGGCAATTGCGCGACCTGACCTTCTGGTCGCTCGGCTCCTTCGGCGGCACCACCTGGTCCAAACTCGCCGCGACCGGCCCGCTGCTGGCCCTGGCGCTACTCGGCGCCCTGACACTGGCCCGCGCGCTCGACGCGCTCGTGCTCGGCGAGGCCGAGGCGCAGCATCTCGGCATCCCGGTCGAGCGGATGAAGGCCGCAGCTGTCGTGCTGACGGCACTGGCGGTCGGGGCCGCCGTCGCCACCGCCGGAGTGATCGGTTTCGTCGGCATCGTGGTGCCGCATCTGGTCCGCCTGATCGTCGGCCCGGCCCATGGCCGCGTTCTGCCCGCCTCCGCTTTGCTCGGCGCGGCTTTACTGGCCGGGGCGGACACGATCGCGCGCATCATCGTGGCACCGGCCGAACTGCCGATCGGCATCGTCACCGCCCTGATCGGTGCGCCGGTCTTCCTGCATCTGCTGATCGGCCGCGGGACCCGGCTCGCATGA
- a CDS encoding (2Fe-2S)-binding protein, translated as MTAVPPAQPATADAAPLFRRLHPRAGATVAFTIDGRPAAAQVGDLLLSAILLNGGALRRFEFGESHRAGFCLMGACQDCWVDLADGRRLRACTTPVEPGMAVVIDGARP; from the coding sequence GTGACCGCCGTCCCGCCCGCCCAGCCCGCCACCGCCGACGCCGCGCCGCTGTTCCGCCGCCTGCATCCGCGCGCCGGCGCGACGGTCGCCTTCACGATCGACGGCCGGCCGGCTGCCGCTCAGGTGGGCGACCTGCTCCTGTCTGCGATCCTGCTCAACGGCGGCGCGCTGCGCCGGTTCGAGTTCGGCGAGAGCCATCGCGCCGGCTTCTGCCTGATGGGCGCCTGCCAGGATTGCTGGGTCGACCTCGCCGACGGGCGGCGCCTGCGCGCCTGCACGACGCCGGTCGAGCCCGGCATGGCGGTCGTGATCGACGGAGCCCGGCCATGA
- a CDS encoding NAD(P)/FAD-dependent oxidoreductase — MSERLDCDVTVVGGGIAGLAAAVALRQSGLSVTVLEKRLCGAGASGVNFGGVRQQGRELVELPLAARSRRLWDGLNAFLGEDVEFEATGHIKLARSEADLAELERYAKNAAEWGLELTMLGPNAVRDALPWLGEKVVGASLSPTDGQANPRVVGPAYARLARRLGVDIREMTAVVAAARSGTDRFTVEAAGLTVTSRHLINTAGAGGGLLAAAFGEAAPVTPLNPNMLVTEPLPYFVERSIGVVGGDVYVRQIRRGNVIFGGGSGWHDAEKGLARPVTEQSIGGMLRTLQLVPGLTHAQVIRSWSGVDGQMPDHIPVIGPSSTTPGLVHAFGFSGHGFQLGPVVGLILSELVLSGRTESPIAPFRIERFAGWDGAAPASGPVHTEH, encoded by the coding sequence ATGAGCGAGCGGCTCGATTGCGACGTGACCGTCGTCGGCGGCGGCATCGCCGGCCTGGCGGCCGCGGTTGCCCTGCGCCAAAGCGGCCTGAGCGTGACGGTGCTGGAAAAGCGCCTCTGCGGCGCCGGAGCGAGCGGCGTCAATTTCGGCGGCGTGCGCCAGCAGGGCCGCGAACTGGTCGAACTGCCGCTCGCCGCACGGTCGCGCAGGCTGTGGGACGGGCTCAATGCCTTTCTCGGCGAGGATGTCGAGTTCGAGGCGACCGGGCACATCAAGCTGGCGCGGTCCGAGGCCGACCTCGCCGAACTCGAGCGCTATGCGAAGAATGCCGCCGAGTGGGGGCTGGAACTGACCATGCTCGGGCCGAATGCGGTGCGCGACGCACTGCCCTGGCTCGGCGAGAAGGTGGTCGGCGCCTCGCTCTCGCCGACCGACGGTCAGGCCAATCCGCGCGTCGTCGGCCCCGCCTATGCGCGTCTCGCCCGCCGGCTCGGCGTCGACATCCGCGAGATGACCGCGGTCGTCGCTGCGGCCCGATCCGGGACGGACCGCTTCACGGTGGAAGCAGCCGGGCTGACGGTCACCAGCCGGCATCTCATCAACACCGCAGGCGCCGGCGGCGGGCTTCTGGCCGCCGCCTTCGGCGAGGCTGCGCCGGTGACGCCGCTCAATCCCAACATGCTGGTCACCGAGCCGTTGCCCTATTTCGTCGAGCGCTCGATCGGCGTGGTCGGCGGCGATGTCTATGTTCGGCAGATCCGACGCGGCAATGTCATCTTCGGCGGCGGCTCCGGATGGCATGATGCCGAAAAGGGTCTCGCACGCCCCGTGACGGAACAGTCGATCGGTGGGATGCTGCGCACGCTGCAGCTGGTCCCCGGTCTGACCCATGCCCAGGTGATCCGCAGCTGGAGCGGCGTCGACGGCCAGATGCCGGACCACATCCCGGTGATCGGGCCGTCCTCGACGACGCCGGGGCTGGTCCATGCCTTCGGCTTTTCCGGCCACGGCTTCCAGCTGGGGCCGGTGGTCGGACTGATCCTCTCGGAGCTGGTCCTGTCGGGCCGCACCGAAAGCCCAATCGCGCCCTTCCGCATCGAGCGCTTCGCCGGATGGGACGGCGCGGCGCCGGCGAGTGGGCCGGTGCATACGGAACACTGA